The following proteins come from a genomic window of Anopheles ziemanni chromosome 3, idAnoZiCoDA_A2_x.2, whole genome shotgun sequence:
- the LOC131285823 gene encoding angiopoietin-4-like gives MKQMEDSMNGRYETLQDKLAELKQNHTLAKDDVFQELSSTQEKYESLQSTLMELENNITARDDSLQAIERSIKELERDVKERDETQNGNLIEIKKQVQAKNNTLLEMIRNMTRLEDHSKVKLEELEANLNKLQNETELIKNYSIPSSCKSISSKQTGSYTIHLGNGQFKTVYCEQVAFDGGWIVFQYRFNGKVDFYRTWDEYRDGFGTLDGEFWLGLKYLHQLTSTRKHELMVEVKDYDGNYGYAKYDHFEIGSEAEKFVLKIGNYIGTAGDSMASNQGMKFTTKDSDNDSSLSAFQKKSSSNEDPPEMGQPTHQPPC, from the exons ATGAAG CAAATGGAAGATTCTATGAACGGGAGATATGAAACGCTGCAAGACAAGCTTGCTGAATTAAAGCAGAATCATACTCTTGCTAAGGATGACGTTTTCCAGGAGTTGAGTTCGACTCAGGAAAAGTATGAAAGTCTACAGAGCACGTTGATGGAATTGGAGAACAATATTACCGCAAGGGACGACTCCTTGCAGGCTATCGAGCGTTCTATTAAG GAACTTGAACGCGATGTGAAAGAGCGAGATGAAACTCAGAATGGTAACCTGATTGAAATCAAAAAACAAGTCCAGGCAAAGAACAACACCCTGCTTGAGATGATACGGAACATGACCAGATTAGAAGACCATTCGAAGGTTAAACTTGAAGAGCTAGAAGCTAACCTCAACAAGCTGCAAAATGAAACCGAATTAATCAAGAACTATAGTATTCCTAGCTCATGCAAGAGTATATCATCAAAACAAACTGGTTCTTATACCATCCATCTTGGGAATGGTCAATTTAAAACGGTATATTGTGAGCAGGTCGCATTCGACGGCGGCTGGATCGTATTCCAGTATCGCTTCAACGGGAAAGTTGATTTCTACCGAACCTGGGATGAGTATCGCGATGGCTTTGGAACTCTCGACGGGGAGTTTTGGTTAGGTTTGAAGTATCTTCACCAGCTAACCTCAACCCGGAAGCACGAGCTTATGGTGGAAGTGAAAGACTATGACGGAAACTACGGCTATGCAAAGTATGATCACTTCGAGATTGGCAGTGAAGCGGAAAAGTTCGTCCTGAAGATTGGAAATTACATTGGAACGGCTGGAGATTCAATGGCTTCGAATCAGGGCATGAAGTTCACTACTAAGGATAGCGATAATGAT AGCAGCCTCTCGGCGTTCCAGAAGAAGTCCTCGTCGAACGAGGATCCCCCTGAAATGGGTCAACCGACGCACCAACCTCCGTGCTGA